GGAGGAGATAAAAGCCCTTCTGGAATGAGGTGGTACCAGTGATACGGAGAGAGACATTCGTTGACGACATCCTACGCGATATAAGGGAAGTGATAAGCCAGATGGTTCCCCCGGAGGCCAGGATAACCGAGGTCGAGTTCGAGGGGCCGGAGCTCGTCATATACGTCAAGAACCCTGAGGCCATAATGCGCGACGGGGAGCTCATCAAGAACCTCGCCAAGGTCCTCAAGAAGCGCATAAGCGTCCGCCCCGACCCAGACATCCTCCTTCCGCCCGAGAAAGCGGAGGAGATGATAAAGGAGCTCGTCCCCAAGGAGGCCGAGATAACCAACATCAGCTTCGACCCATCGGTTGGCGAGGTCATCATAGAGGCCAAGAAACCAGGTCTCGTCATAGGAAAGAACGGGGAGACGCTAAGGCTCATAACCCAGAAGGTCCACTGGGCCCCCAGGGTCATCAGAACTCCGCCGCTTCAGAGCCAGACGATTTACTCCATAAGGCAGATACTCCAGGCCGAGGCCAAGGACAGGAGAAAGTTCCTCCGCCAGGCTGGCAGGAACATCTACCGCAAGCCCGAGACAAAGAGTGAGTGGATAAGGATAACCGGTCTCGGAGGATTCAGGGAGGTTGGCAGGAGCGCACTCCTGGTTCAAACCAACGAGAGCTACGTTCTGGTCGACTTCGGAGTCAACATAGCGGCCCTGCGCGACCCCAAGAAGGCATTCCCTCACTTCGATGCACCTGAGTTCCGCTATGTGCTCGATGCCGGGTTATTGGACGCAATAATAATCACCCACGCCCACCTCGATCACAGCGGCATGCTTCCCTACCTCTTCCGCTACAAGCTCTTCGACGGGCCGATATACACCACCCCTCCGACGAGGGACCTGATGGTTCTCCTCCAGCAGGACTTCATTGAGATACAGAAGATGAACGGCGTCGAGCCGCTCTACAGGCCGAGGGACATAAAAGAGGTCATCAAGCACACAATAACCCTCGACTACGGCGAGGTTAGGGACATAGCCCCCGACATGAGGCTCACGCTCCACAACGCGGGCCACATACTCGGTTCATCGATAGTGCACCTCCACATAGGCAACGGGCTGCACAACATAGCCATCACCGGCGACTTCAAGTTCATCCCGACGAGGCTCTTCGAGCCTGCAGTGAGCAGGTTCCCGCGCGTTGAAACCCTTGTTATGGAGTCCACCTACGGTGGAAGCAACGACTACCAGATGCCGCGTGAGGAGGCAGAGAAGAGGCTCATAGAGGTCATCCACCAGACCATAAGGCGCGGCGGAAAGGTGCTCATCCCGGCGATGGCAGTCGGAAGGGCGCAGGAGATAATGATGGTCCTCGAGGAGTACGCGAGGATCGGCGGCCTTGAAGTGTCGATTTACCTCGATGGAATGATATGGGAAGCTACCGCGATCCATACCGCCTACCCGGAGTACCTCAGCAGACACCTCCGCGAGCAGATATTCCACGAGGGCTACAACCCGTTCCTCAACCCGATATTCAAGTCCGTCGCCAACAGCAGGGAGAGGCAGGACATCATAGACTCCGGCGAGCCAGCGATAATCATAGCCACCTCAGGTATGCTCGTCGGCGGACCGAGCGTCGAGTACTTCAAGCAGCTAGCCTCAGATCCGAAGAACAGCATTATCTTCGTCAGCTACCAGGCGGAGGGAACCCTCGGAAGACAGGTGCAGAGGGGTCTGAGGGAGATACCGCTCGTCGGCGAGGACGGAAGAACCGAGGTGGTCAACGTCAACATGGAGGTTCACACCATCGACGGCTTCTCCGGTCACGCGGACAGGAAGGAGCTCATAAGCTACATCGCCAGGCTCAGGCCCAGGCCGGAGAGGGTCATAACCGTCCACGGCGAGACCCACAAGTGCCTCGACCTCAGCACGAGCATCCACAAGAAGTTCGGTATCCCGACGCGCGCCCCGAACAACCTCGACGCCATAAGGCTCAAGTGAGCGCTTCGATGAAGGGATAGGAATGAAGGTTCGCTGTCCGGGCTGTGGACGGCTCTATTCTTCCATTATTCCCCCTACATGCTGCGGGGAACCTCTGAGGATAGAGTACGACTACGAGGGAGTGGACATCTCCCGGTGGAGCAACAGGGAGCCGGGAGTGTGGAGGTACCGCGAGCTGTTACCAGAGGTTCCAGAGGTTGTCAGCCTCCGCGAGGGGGGCACTCCGGTTATCAGGGCCAGGCTTGGAGAGGAGCTGGGATACAGTGTCTTCATCAAGGACGAAACCAGAAATCCCACGGGCTCCTTCCGGGACAGGCTGGTCACCGTTGCGGTCTCATACGGTTTGCCGCACGCCGAAAACGGCTTCGTGGTTGCAAGCAACGGGAACGCCGCCGCGTCCCTGGCGGCATACGCCGCGCGGACGGGAAAACCTGCCTATACCGTTGTGCCAAAGCTCATAGAGCAGGGGAAGCTGAACCAGATAGCGGCCTTTGGGGCAAGACTCATACGCTACGGTGAGAGCGTCGACGAGGACATAAGCTACGCCGAGGGGCTGGCAGAGGGTAAGGGGCTCTACAACATAACCCCGGAGAGCAACCTCATAGGTCTCGAGGGACAGAAGACCATAGCCTTCGAACTCTGGGAGAAGGTCAGGCCAACGCATGTAATTGTCCCCACAGGAAGCGGGAGCAACCTGTACAGCATCTACAAGGGCTTCGCTGAGCTCATGAAAATAGGCGTTCTCGATGAAATGCCGAAGCTCATAGCGGTGCAGACCGAGAGGTGCTCACCCATAGCGAGTGAGGTTCTCGGGGTTGAACCCAGGGTTGAGCCTACAAAAGCCCTTGGACTCTACGTGAAGAACCCTGTCATGAAGGAGCTCGCTCTCGAGGCGATAAACGGGAGCGGCGGCACTGCGGTTCTCGTTGGCGAGGATGAGC
The sequence above is drawn from the Thermococcus pacificus genome and encodes:
- a CDS encoding beta-CASP ribonuclease aCPSF1 — translated: MIRRETFVDDILRDIREVISQMVPPEARITEVEFEGPELVIYVKNPEAIMRDGELIKNLAKVLKKRISVRPDPDILLPPEKAEEMIKELVPKEAEITNISFDPSVGEVIIEAKKPGLVIGKNGETLRLITQKVHWAPRVIRTPPLQSQTIYSIRQILQAEAKDRRKFLRQAGRNIYRKPETKSEWIRITGLGGFREVGRSALLVQTNESYVLVDFGVNIAALRDPKKAFPHFDAPEFRYVLDAGLLDAIIITHAHLDHSGMLPYLFRYKLFDGPIYTTPPTRDLMVLLQQDFIEIQKMNGVEPLYRPRDIKEVIKHTITLDYGEVRDIAPDMRLTLHNAGHILGSSIVHLHIGNGLHNIAITGDFKFIPTRLFEPAVSRFPRVETLVMESTYGGSNDYQMPREEAEKRLIEVIHQTIRRGGKVLIPAMAVGRAQEIMMVLEEYARIGGLEVSIYLDGMIWEATAIHTAYPEYLSRHLREQIFHEGYNPFLNPIFKSVANSRERQDIIDSGEPAIIIATSGMLVGGPSVEYFKQLASDPKNSIIFVSYQAEGTLGRQVQRGLREIPLVGEDGRTEVVNVNMEVHTIDGFSGHADRKELISYIARLRPRPERVITVHGETHKCLDLSTSIHKKFGIPTRAPNNLDAIRLK
- a CDS encoding pyridoxal-phosphate dependent enzyme, giving the protein MKVRCPGCGRLYSSIIPPTCCGEPLRIEYDYEGVDISRWSNREPGVWRYRELLPEVPEVVSLREGGTPVIRARLGEELGYSVFIKDETRNPTGSFRDRLVTVAVSYGLPHAENGFVVASNGNAAASLAAYAARTGKPAYTVVPKLIEQGKLNQIAAFGARLIRYGESVDEDISYAEGLAEGKGLYNITPESNLIGLEGQKTIAFELWEKVRPTHVIVPTGSGSNLYSIYKGFAELMKIGVLDEMPKLIAVQTERCSPIASEVLGVEPRVEPTKALGLYVKNPVMKELALEAINGSGGTAVLVGEDELDLGQRLLAKEGIFAEYASSVIVPALLKLAEEGYFERDDRIALIVTSSGLKGHYSESREKFSVGGTKLDILKLLSEREMYGYEIWEALEKPLKYQAVYQHLRELESMGLIEETHRKGRRVYYGLTEKGRKFLETLGG